In Erpetoichthys calabaricus chromosome 4, fErpCal1.3, whole genome shotgun sequence, one genomic interval encodes:
- the LOC114643351 gene encoding P2Y purinoceptor 8-like isoform X1 — protein MYYYYLCFTDTRLYSKCHHNALIQEQIVLTLIHINKMESNVTKTAMLLSNVSTKSFDNATLEMITSPIMTIAVPVIYLAVVIFSVPLNTVSFWILLFHTKKKSPTIIFTINLSLTDFLYSLSLPFQIVYHLSGNNWPFGDYVCRISTVAFYGNMHCSILTTCAISLDRYWGIVKPLHTRHWRTVRSAVIACIFMWALVLLMNSLMITSCLTVNVEQLGVVTCFDIIPKTMFSPPIYGYLYFSAHLLFFFIIPLIIFVICYSVILKTLKNSPNTEIPDSKRQTINLITVILLCFSVCYVPHIILQIIHTVLRSQKKSLYVYYKLSLGLNSLNCCFDPFIYYFASKDFRHKLQSKICGCSFMRFDESSTSKVSEMAHLKVQQS, from the coding sequence ACACATCAACAAAATGGAATCAAACGTGACAAAGACCGCAATGTTATTGAGCAATGTCAGTACAAAATCTTTTGATAATGCGACTCTTGAAATGATTACCAGCCCGATTATGACTATTGCCGTTCCAGTGATTTACTTGGCTGTTGTCATTTTCAGTGTACCTCTTAATACAGTCTCATTCTGGATACTTCTTTTTCATACCAAAAAGAAGAGCCCCACCATAATATTTACCATAAATCTTTCTTTGACTGACTTTTTGTACAGCTTGTCACTTCCCTTTCAAATTGTGTACCATTTGAGTGGCAACAATTGGCCTTTTGGAGATTATGTGTGTAGGATTTCTACTGTAGCTTTTTACGGGAATATGCATTGTTCAATTTTGACCACATGTGCTATTAGTTTGGATCGCTACTGGGGAATTGTAAAACCCCTTCACACAAGACACTGGAGAACAGTAAGATCTGCAGTGATTGCTTGTATTTTTATGTGGGCACTTGTGCTCCTGATGAACTCATTAATGATAACCAGTTGCCTCACTGTAAATGTTGAGCAACTGGGAGTTGTGACATGCTTTGACATTATTCCAAAAACGATGTTTTCCCCTCCAATCTATGGCTATTTGTACTTTTCAGCACATCTGCTGTTCTTCTTCATCATTCctttaatcatttttgttatatgctactctgttattttaaaaacgtTAAAGAATTCACCAAACACTGAGATACCAGACTCTAAAAGGCAAACTATTAACCTCATAACAgttattttgctttgcttttctgtcTGTTATGTACCAcacattattttacaaataattcACACGGTACTTAGGAGCCAAAAGAAGAGCCTATATGTATATTACAAACTATCCCTTGGTCTTAACAGCTTGAATTGCTGTTTTGATCCTTTTATATATTACTTTGCTTCGAAGGATTTTAGACACAAGCTTCAAAGTAAAATCTGTGGTTGCTCTTTCATGAGATTTGATGAGTCAAGCACATCAAAAGTGTCAGAAATGGCCCACCTCAAAGTTCAACAGTCTTGA
- the LOC114643351 gene encoding P2Y purinoceptor 8-like isoform X2, protein MESNVTKTAMLLSNVSTKSFDNATLEMITSPIMTIAVPVIYLAVVIFSVPLNTVSFWILLFHTKKKSPTIIFTINLSLTDFLYSLSLPFQIVYHLSGNNWPFGDYVCRISTVAFYGNMHCSILTTCAISLDRYWGIVKPLHTRHWRTVRSAVIACIFMWALVLLMNSLMITSCLTVNVEQLGVVTCFDIIPKTMFSPPIYGYLYFSAHLLFFFIIPLIIFVICYSVILKTLKNSPNTEIPDSKRQTINLITVILLCFSVCYVPHIILQIIHTVLRSQKKSLYVYYKLSLGLNSLNCCFDPFIYYFASKDFRHKLQSKICGCSFMRFDESSTSKVSEMAHLKVQQS, encoded by the coding sequence ATGGAATCAAACGTGACAAAGACCGCAATGTTATTGAGCAATGTCAGTACAAAATCTTTTGATAATGCGACTCTTGAAATGATTACCAGCCCGATTATGACTATTGCCGTTCCAGTGATTTACTTGGCTGTTGTCATTTTCAGTGTACCTCTTAATACAGTCTCATTCTGGATACTTCTTTTTCATACCAAAAAGAAGAGCCCCACCATAATATTTACCATAAATCTTTCTTTGACTGACTTTTTGTACAGCTTGTCACTTCCCTTTCAAATTGTGTACCATTTGAGTGGCAACAATTGGCCTTTTGGAGATTATGTGTGTAGGATTTCTACTGTAGCTTTTTACGGGAATATGCATTGTTCAATTTTGACCACATGTGCTATTAGTTTGGATCGCTACTGGGGAATTGTAAAACCCCTTCACACAAGACACTGGAGAACAGTAAGATCTGCAGTGATTGCTTGTATTTTTATGTGGGCACTTGTGCTCCTGATGAACTCATTAATGATAACCAGTTGCCTCACTGTAAATGTTGAGCAACTGGGAGTTGTGACATGCTTTGACATTATTCCAAAAACGATGTTTTCCCCTCCAATCTATGGCTATTTGTACTTTTCAGCACATCTGCTGTTCTTCTTCATCATTCctttaatcatttttgttatatgctactctgttattttaaaaacgtTAAAGAATTCACCAAACACTGAGATACCAGACTCTAAAAGGCAAACTATTAACCTCATAACAgttattttgctttgcttttctgtcTGTTATGTACCAcacattattttacaaataattcACACGGTACTTAGGAGCCAAAAGAAGAGCCTATATGTATATTACAAACTATCCCTTGGTCTTAACAGCTTGAATTGCTGTTTTGATCCTTTTATATATTACTTTGCTTCGAAGGATTTTAGACACAAGCTTCAAAGTAAAATCTGTGGTTGCTCTTTCATGAGATTTGATGAGTCAAGCACATCAAAAGTGTCAGAAATGGCCCACCTCAAAGTTCAACAGTCTTGA